The following proteins are encoded in a genomic region of Dialister hominis:
- a CDS encoding isocitrate lyase/PEP mutase family protein yields MKTATEKRIAFRNMLKSGEIIVAPGIGDALSAKIAAYAGIKALTMGGYSVSASRLGQPDVGFLSCTEMAEQLTGICNATDLPVVADGDTGYGNALNVIRTEQMFEQAGAACIFFEDQAWPKRCGHMDGKQVISAEEHAQKIRAAVDARLDKETMIMSRTDSRAVYGIDDAIERTKRYIDAGAEICFADGIGTREELEKFAKELSGSGAYLVANMIEGGKTPLIPAKELEQMGFSLVFWACSAVYTISKALYDLFGNLAQDGTTEKSLDRMIEFSQFNSMIGLDTYKEYERKYKVDRDD; encoded by the coding sequence ATGAAAACAGCTACAGAAAAAAGAATCGCATTCAGAAACATGCTTAAATCCGGAGAAATCATCGTTGCACCGGGCATCGGCGACGCACTGTCCGCCAAGATCGCAGCCTATGCAGGCATCAAAGCCCTCACCATGGGCGGCTACTCCGTTTCCGCATCCCGCCTGGGACAGCCGGATGTCGGCTTCCTTTCCTGCACGGAAATGGCTGAACAGCTGACCGGCATCTGCAACGCCACCGACCTTCCCGTCGTTGCCGACGGCGACACCGGCTACGGCAATGCACTGAACGTCATCCGCACAGAGCAGATGTTTGAACAGGCCGGCGCTGCCTGCATCTTCTTCGAAGACCAGGCATGGCCGAAACGCTGCGGCCACATGGACGGCAAGCAGGTTATCTCCGCCGAAGAACACGCACAGAAAATCCGCGCCGCCGTCGACGCACGCCTCGATAAAGAAACCATGATCATGTCCCGCACCGACAGCCGCGCCGTCTACGGCATCGACGACGCCATCGAAAGAACAAAACGTTACATCGACGCAGGCGCAGAAATCTGCTTCGCCGACGGCATCGGCACCAGAGAAGAACTCGAAAAATTCGCCAAAGAACTCTCCGGCAGCGGCGCCTACCTCGTAGCCAACATGATCGAAGGCGGCAAGACACCCCTCATCCCGGCCAAAGAACTTGAGCAGATGGGCTTCTCCCTCGTATTCTGGGCCTGCAGCGCCGTCTACACCATCTCCAAAGCCCTCTACGACCTCTTTGGAAACCTCGCCCAGGACGGCACCACAGAAAAGAGCCTGGACCGCATGATCGAATTCTCCCAGTTCAACAGCATGATCGGCCTCGACACCTACAAAGAATACGAAAGAAAATACAAAGTAGACAGAGACGACTGA
- a CDS encoding sulfatase-like hydrolase/transferase, with the protein MKKVILPSLAWTAGLSLLIALILHLGGDFPDLRSYVQPRLGVGVLVFLIVSLGLFSVFDKAFLKKFFPWAAVLPILWMATFTWAYGFASLPEKKHLGDYYVLGGVAFGLPYVYLTITEEINQRLPKLRFLWELIAGLFAFFMTICPFIYIGYYILFGGEMDMFAMMAVRSTHMKEIHDFLATMGSPVRIIGAVFAFLFVLAVSFTFVHSMVKAARGMKSPLRGTSKGYLIGLGVLFVLFFGGFYRQIIHVFPITIVRTMDSKGSEFQLLQKLTDNLDKNVKKMTFVDPGAGITEGTHIVIIGESANRDHMKVFNPSYPENTTPWLSFVANTPDFALGYMAYSNFPNTLMSLSYAMTSANQYNDKSFADVVSMVDVAKAAGYRTDWISFHNRSSLSSAGVTMIAERSDGSYWEKNYDGYTLEVLKKLPPAKKRVIFINIDGSHYTYLARVPIDKRDELGIPSSDPYHDYDLTIAYDDEVIRDIFEYAKKNLNLQTMVYFSDHGENMEHYHTASPFYYDMVHIPFFVYLSPSYQAAHPGLMPALKSHEHQVFTNDLAFDTVTGIWDAKTNYYNPEYDFSSPKYSLNMDNARTMEGKHKISDDPFLKK; encoded by the coding sequence ATGAAAAAAGTCATTCTTCCGTCATTAGCCTGGACGGCGGGACTGTCGCTCTTGATTGCGCTGATCCTTCATCTGGGCGGGGATTTCCCGGACCTTCGAAGCTATGTCCAGCCGCGTCTGGGCGTGGGGGTTCTGGTTTTCCTCATTGTTTCCCTGGGACTTTTCTCTGTCTTTGACAAAGCGTTCCTGAAGAAATTCTTCCCATGGGCGGCGGTGCTGCCGATCCTCTGGATGGCGACCTTCACCTGGGCGTACGGTTTCGCGTCGCTTCCTGAAAAGAAGCACCTCGGCGATTACTATGTCCTGGGCGGCGTTGCTTTCGGGCTTCCTTACGTCTACCTGACAATTACGGAGGAAATCAATCAGCGCCTGCCGAAGCTCCGTTTCCTCTGGGAACTCATTGCGGGCCTTTTCGCCTTCTTCATGACAATCTGCCCCTTCATCTATATCGGCTACTACATCCTCTTTGGCGGGGAAATGGACATGTTCGCCATGATGGCCGTCCGTTCCACCCATATGAAGGAAATCCATGATTTCCTGGCCACGATGGGATCGCCTGTCAGAATCATCGGCGCCGTCTTTGCCTTCCTCTTTGTTCTTGCCGTTTCCTTCACCTTTGTCCATTCGATGGTAAAGGCAGCGCGCGGCATGAAATCTCCGCTCCGCGGCACGTCCAAAGGATACCTCATCGGACTTGGCGTCCTCTTCGTCCTTTTCTTCGGCGGCTTCTACCGTCAGATCATCCACGTCTTCCCGATCACTATCGTCCGTACGATGGACAGCAAGGGAAGCGAATTCCAGCTCCTCCAGAAACTCACGGACAACCTGGATAAGAACGTGAAGAAGATGACCTTCGTCGATCCCGGCGCAGGCATCACAGAAGGTACGCACATCGTCATCATCGGCGAAAGCGCGAACCGCGACCACATGAAAGTATTCAACCCGTCCTATCCGGAAAACACGACGCCATGGCTCTCTTTCGTCGCCAATACACCGGACTTCGCACTGGGCTACATGGCATACTCGAACTTCCCGAATACGCTGATGTCCCTTTCCTATGCCATGACATCGGCCAACCAGTACAATGACAAATCCTTCGCTGACGTCGTAAGCATGGTCGACGTAGCCAAAGCAGCCGGCTACCGCACGGACTGGATTTCCTTCCACAACAGAAGCTCCCTCTCCAGCGCCGGCGTCACCATGATCGCCGAACGCTCCGACGGCTCCTACTGGGAAAAGAACTACGACGGCTACACCTTGGAAGTCCTGAAGAAACTCCCGCCGGCCAAGAAACGCGTCATCTTCATCAACATCGACGGCAGCCACTACACCTACCTCGCCCGCGTTCCGATCGACAAGAGAGACGAACTCGGCATCCCGTCCAGCGACCCGTACCATGACTATGACCTGACCATTGCCTATGACGACGAAGTCATCCGCGACATCTTCGAATACGCGAAGAAGAACCTGAACCTCCAGACCATGGTCTACTTCTCCGACCACGGCGAGAACATGGAACACTACCACACAGCGTCCCCGTTCTACTACGACATGGTCCACATCCCGTTCTTCGTCTACCTCTCGCCATCCTACCAGGCAGCCCACCCGGGCCTCATGCCAGCCCTGAAGTCCCATGAACACCAGGTCTTCACCAACGACCTCGCCTTTGACACCGTCACCGGCATCTGGGATGCAAAGACGAACTACTACAACCCTGAATACGACTTCTCCTCGCCGAAGTACAGCCTCAACATGGACAACGCAAGAACCATGGAAGGTAAACACAAGATCTCCGACGATCCATTTTTGAAGAAATAG
- a CDS encoding PAS domain-containing protein yields MMNEIDLTKVDFEKPFMAGLMDGMPGGFFVYRGDETKKIIYANQKLLDIFDCDT; encoded by the coding sequence ATGATGAATGAGATAGATTTGACTAAGGTCGATTTTGAGAAGCCTTTCATGGCCGGTCTAATGGACGGGATGCCTGGAGGCTTTTTTGTGTACCGCGGGGATGAGACCAAGAAGATTATTTATGCCAATCAGAAGCTTCTGGATATTTTCGACTGCGATACATAG
- a CDS encoding GGDEF domain-containing phosphodiesterase, with amino-acid sequence MVYARDRMIVHDYVRRARESRRTSGVTNYRIHTKKGVFKYVQNYANFVNDYVEGRLVYVFIAAARSTHDRLTGLPSMLNFLDYANSPKNEIFRSGKIPAMVAFDFFGFKVYNTRYGIQEGNKLLVEFSIILKDIFGKNSVSRFGEDHFYVLTCAGGIRERLDEVFERLSKANHGRTVPVRSGVYIYDMDDAVSASEACDRAKMACDVDRHSYMSFYNIFDKNLLEKERTRSFVLLNIGDALKNHEIEVYYQPQVDARTGKLCGAEGLARWNSPKAGFMMPGKFIPVLEAANLTYKLDIYIICQIARDFRKCIEKGTPIVPVSFNFSRTDFETCNPYEELQKAVKEYNLEPKMFRVEITESTLMSDPAKIKEQMTLFCKAGYEVLMDDFGSAYSSLATLRDFDFDEIKIDMGFMRNFSDKSKKIIRPMIMLAQSLDVHTLTEGVETAEQLSFLQQAGCERIQGYYFSKPIPYSEFVQKLKTMDCCDDLKDCEK; translated from the coding sequence ATGGTCTATGCAAGAGACCGGATGATCGTCCATGATTACGTCCGCCGCGCCAGGGAATCAAGAAGGACGTCCGGCGTGACGAATTACAGGATCCACACGAAGAAGGGCGTCTTCAAGTACGTGCAGAATTACGCCAATTTCGTCAATGATTACGTGGAAGGAAGACTTGTCTACGTATTCATCGCAGCGGCAAGATCCACGCATGACCGTCTGACAGGTCTTCCCAGCATGCTGAATTTCCTTGACTACGCCAATTCGCCGAAGAATGAAATCTTCAGGAGCGGGAAGATTCCTGCCATGGTCGCTTTCGATTTCTTCGGCTTCAAAGTCTACAATACACGCTACGGCATACAGGAAGGGAACAAGCTCCTCGTCGAGTTCTCCATTATCCTGAAAGATATTTTCGGAAAGAACAGCGTCTCCCGCTTCGGCGAAGACCATTTTTATGTCCTCACCTGCGCCGGCGGGATCAGGGAGCGCCTCGATGAAGTCTTCGAACGCCTCTCAAAAGCCAATCATGGCCGCACCGTCCCCGTCCGTTCCGGCGTCTATATTTATGACATGGATGATGCCGTCAGCGCCTCGGAAGCCTGCGACCGCGCGAAGATGGCCTGTGACGTGGACCGCCATTCGTACATGTCCTTCTACAACATCTTCGACAAAAACCTCCTTGAGAAGGAAAGGACGAGAAGCTTCGTCCTCCTGAATATCGGGGATGCGCTCAAGAACCATGAAATAGAAGTCTACTACCAGCCACAGGTCGATGCCCGGACAGGGAAACTCTGCGGCGCCGAGGGACTTGCCAGATGGAATTCGCCGAAAGCAGGCTTCATGATGCCGGGCAAATTCATCCCCGTCCTCGAAGCAGCGAACCTCACCTACAAGCTCGACATTTACATCATCTGTCAGATTGCCAGAGACTTCAGGAAATGCATCGAAAAAGGCACACCAATCGTGCCCGTTTCCTTCAACTTCTCCAGAACCGACTTCGAGACCTGCAATCCGTACGAAGAACTCCAGAAAGCCGTTAAGGAATACAACCTCGAGCCGAAAATGTTCCGCGTGGAAATCACCGAGTCCACCCTGATGTCCGATCCGGCCAAGATCAAAGAACAGATGACACTCTTCTGCAAAGCCGGCTATGAAGTCCTGATGGACGACTTCGGCAGCGCCTATTCCTCTCTCGCTACCCTGCGTGACTTCGACTTCGACGAAATCAAGATCGACATGGGCTTCATGAGGAACTTCAGCGACAAATCCAAGAAAATCATCAGACCCATGATCATGCTCGCCCAGTCCCTCGACGTACACACCCTGACCGAAGGCGTGGAAACCGCCGAGCAGCTCAGCTTCCTCCAGCAGGCTGGCTGCGAAAGGATCCAGGGCTACTACTTCAGCAAACCCATTCCCTACAGCGAATTCGTCCAGAAACTGAAAACCATGGACTGCTGTGATGATCTCAAAGACTGCGAAAAATAA
- a CDS encoding peroxiredoxin, which produces MSMIDSEAQDFTVRAYQDYEFRPVTKEDLKGKWSVFFFYPADFTFVCPTELQDLQNHYEAFKKISCEIYSISCDSVYVHKAWHDHSQAIGKVEFPMIGDPGQVLTRAFDVLAKNGEESQRATFIIDPKCQVVGYEIISSNVGRDAEELLRKVEACQFVYEHGDMMCPAAWHPGDTPLVPGNDLISDIKKK; this is translated from the coding sequence ATGTCAATGATCGATTCAGAAGCACAGGACTTCACCGTCAGAGCCTACCAGGACTACGAATTCCGCCCCGTTACCAAAGAAGACCTGAAAGGGAAATGGAGCGTATTCTTCTTCTATCCGGCTGACTTCACCTTCGTCTGCCCGACCGAACTCCAGGACCTCCAGAACCACTACGAAGCATTCAAGAAGATCAGCTGTGAAATCTACTCCATCTCCTGCGACTCCGTCTACGTCCACAAAGCATGGCACGACCACTCCCAGGCCATCGGAAAAGTAGAATTCCCCATGATTGGCGACCCCGGCCAGGTCCTCACCCGCGCCTTTGACGTCCTCGCCAAGAACGGAGAAGAATCCCAGAGAGCTACCTTCATCATCGATCCCAAGTGCCAGGTCGTAGGCTACGAAATCATCTCCTCCAACGTAGGAAGAGATGCCGAAGAACTCCTCAGAAAAGTAGAAGCCTGCCAGTTCGTCTACGAACACGGCGACATGATGTGCCCCGCAGCCTGGCACCCCGGTGACACCCCGCTCGTACCGGGAAATGACTTGATTAGTGATATTAAAAAAAAATAA
- a CDS encoding class I adenylate-forming enzyme family protein, with product MFLHEIIKGADPAHLVFEGDAVVTYGELEKTVARYRNTLYEMGVRQGERVGLYTANRAEFVYVFMAVVSLGAIIIPINNSLVDREVDYILRDSGSMLLITDTVLEVSCPSIGIHDLDYKTKKEIAPAAPDFPEDVTEDDVCALVYTSGTTGSPKGAMLTHRNLVSNVEQYLQRITFVPEDKVLCVLPMFHAYGLTTVVNAGLYAHATIVILRSKSPSEITNTIVEHSVTIAIMVPPMYNLLARRGEPEVMKSVHTFISGGASIPQPVSQAFHNRYHHPVQEGYGLTEASPVVCMMPAGKPKYLTSGPVLPGVEAYVRTESGGPYVPGTVGELMVRGSNVMKGYWEKPEETRKVLTENGWLHTGDLAYMDDEQYIYIVDRIKDLIIMNGENIYPGEVEDCIYEVEGVGECAVVGHPDPLRGQAVWAYVVMKDGYEFDEMKIRRHMSKNIASYKIPRRFIPMDALPKNATGKILKRALQDN from the coding sequence ATGTTTTTACATGAGATTATAAAGGGTGCCGATCCGGCGCATCTGGTGTTCGAAGGCGATGCCGTCGTCACCTATGGCGAGCTGGAAAAAACAGTCGCCCGCTACAGAAATACGCTGTATGAAATGGGAGTCCGCCAAGGGGAACGTGTAGGCCTCTATACCGCCAACCGCGCAGAATTCGTCTACGTATTCATGGCAGTGGTCAGCCTTGGCGCTATTATCATCCCGATCAACAATTCGCTCGTCGACCGCGAAGTGGATTACATCCTCCGCGATTCCGGTTCCATGCTGCTCATCACGGACACTGTGCTGGAAGTTTCCTGCCCGTCCATCGGCATCCATGACCTGGACTACAAGACAAAGAAGGAAATCGCACCGGCTGCCCCGGATTTCCCGGAAGATGTTACCGAAGATGACGTCTGCGCGCTGGTTTATACGTCCGGCACGACAGGAAGCCCGAAGGGTGCTATGCTGACGCACAGGAACCTCGTGTCGAATGTGGAGCAGTACCTGCAGCGCATCACTTTCGTACCGGAAGACAAGGTCCTCTGCGTCCTGCCGATGTTCCACGCTTATGGCCTCACGACCGTCGTCAATGCCGGCCTCTACGCGCATGCGACCATCGTCATCCTGCGCTCGAAGAGCCCGTCTGAAATCACGAACACGATCGTGGAACATTCCGTGACAATTGCCATCATGGTACCGCCGATGTACAACCTCCTGGCCCGCCGCGGCGAGCCGGAAGTCATGAAATCCGTGCATACCTTCATTTCCGGAGGCGCATCGATTCCGCAGCCTGTATCCCAGGCATTCCACAACCGCTACCACCATCCGGTTCAGGAAGGCTACGGTCTGACCGAAGCATCTCCGGTCGTCTGCATGATGCCGGCCGGAAAACCTAAGTACCTGACAAGCGGCCCCGTCCTTCCGGGCGTCGAAGCCTATGTCAGGACAGAATCCGGCGGCCCGTACGTGCCGGGCACCGTGGGCGAGCTCATGGTCCGCGGCAGCAACGTCATGAAAGGCTACTGGGAAAAGCCCGAGGAGACCAGGAAAGTCCTCACCGAGAACGGATGGCTCCATACGGGCGATCTGGCGTACATGGATGACGAACAGTACATCTATATCGTCGATCGTATCAAAGATTTGATCATAATGAACGGGGAAAACATTTACCCCGGTGAAGTCGAAGACTGCATCTACGAAGTGGAAGGCGTCGGCGAATGCGCCGTCGTCGGTCATCCGGACCCGCTCCGCGGCCAGGCCGTGTGGGCATACGTCGTCATGAAGGACGGCTATGAGTTCGATGAAATGAAGATCAGAAGGCACATGTCCAAGAACATCGCCAGCTACAAGATCCCGCGCCGCTTCATCCCAATGGATGCCCTCCCGAAGAACGCGACAGGAAAGATCCTGAAACGCGCCCTCCAGGACAACTAA
- a CDS encoding adenylosuccinate synthase, translating into MATAMVIGAQWGDEGKGKIVDYLAAKADVVVRSQGGNNAGHTVVTGGKAYPLRLMPSGIMYPGTICIVGTGVVVDPKSLLEEMENLEKQGIDAKHLQISTRAQVVFPYHIRLDEAEESRKGSRKIGTTKNGIGPCYADKINRIGIRICDLMDEETFAEKLKYNVEQKNLLLEKLYGMEGFDYETMLNDYLGYAEKLRPYVKDTNYTVQQLVKEGKNVLFEGAQASMLDCDNGTYPYVTSSHPTAGGACIGAGIGPHMMQNIFGVVKAYSTRVGEGPFPTELHDETGEYLRNTAHEFGTVTGRPRRIGWLDTRAVRYAAALNSFDYLAITRLDILDGMEEIKVCTGYEYEGKEVEEYPADLKFLGKITPVYKTFKGWKEKISDIRDYNELPALCREYLEGISKLIGVPIGIVSVGPSREQTIVLKDVF; encoded by the coding sequence ATGGCAACAGCAATGGTAATCGGCGCCCAGTGGGGCGATGAAGGCAAAGGCAAGATCGTTGATTATCTCGCCGCGAAGGCAGACGTCGTAGTACGTTCTCAGGGAGGAAACAACGCAGGCCATACAGTCGTAACGGGAGGCAAAGCATATCCGCTGCGCCTGATGCCAAGCGGCATCATGTACCCGGGAACGATCTGCATCGTCGGCACAGGCGTCGTCGTCGATCCAAAGAGTCTTCTCGAAGAAATGGAAAACCTTGAAAAACAGGGCATCGACGCAAAACACCTTCAGATCTCCACGAGAGCACAGGTCGTATTCCCATACCACATCCGTCTCGATGAAGCCGAAGAATCCCGCAAGGGCAGCCGCAAGATCGGCACAACAAAGAACGGCATCGGACCGTGCTACGCAGACAAGATCAACCGTATCGGCATCCGCATCTGCGACCTCATGGACGAGGAAACTTTTGCTGAAAAACTGAAATACAACGTAGAACAGAAAAACCTGCTCCTCGAAAAACTCTACGGCATGGAAGGCTTCGACTACGAAACCATGCTCAATGACTACCTCGGATACGCAGAAAAACTCCGTCCGTACGTCAAAGACACCAACTACACCGTCCAGCAGCTCGTCAAAGAAGGCAAGAACGTCCTCTTCGAAGGCGCTCAGGCATCTATGCTCGACTGCGACAACGGCACCTATCCGTACGTCACCTCTTCCCATCCGACCGCCGGCGGCGCATGCATCGGCGCAGGCATCGGACCGCACATGATGCAGAACATCTTCGGCGTCGTCAAAGCATACAGCACCCGCGTAGGCGAAGGCCCGTTCCCTACAGAACTCCATGACGAAACCGGCGAATACCTGAGAAACACCGCTCACGAATTCGGCACCGTCACAGGCCGCCCGCGCCGCATCGGCTGGCTCGACACCCGCGCCGTCCGCTACGCAGCAGCCCTGAACTCCTTCGATTACCTCGCCATCACCCGCCTCGACATCTTAGACGGCATGGAAGAAATCAAAGTCTGCACAGGCTATGAATACGAAGGCAAAGAAGTAGAAGAATACCCGGCTGACCTGAAATTCCTGGGCAAGATCACCCCGGTCTATAAGACATTCAAAGGCTGGAAAGAAAAAATCAGCGACATCCGCGATTACAATGAACTCCCGGCCCTCTGCCGCGAATACCTCGAAGGCATCTCCAAACTCATCGGAGTACCGATCGGCATCGTATCCGTAGGCCCAAGCCGCGAACAGACCATTGTCCTCAAAGACGTATTCTAA